A genomic stretch from Podospora pseudoanserina strain CBS 124.78 chromosome 3, whole genome shotgun sequence includes:
- a CDS encoding hypothetical protein (EggNog:ENOG503PHNN) — translation MKSFAAIILTALLGSAVAAPLEPRVDAQEFDVSEFTAGCIPHGTLCTIRFKVATNQMPYATECGFSGTPLGSSSLPDTGFATCTDPSIIWSFRRVQTADATGPAPFYELALSNAGQNIAAAKFWPASAFPILQSGASFYQQYNGEQRFVIHQ, via the exons ATGAAGTCCTTCGCCGCCATCATTCTCACCGCCCTGCTCGGCTCTGCCGTCGCTGCTCCCCTTGAGCCCCGTGTCGATGCTCAGGAGTTTGACGTCTCCGAGTTTACCGCCGGCTGCATCCCCCACGGAACTCTCTGCAC CATTCGCTTCAAGGTAGCCACCAACCAGATGCCCTACGCCACCGAGTGCGGCTTCTCTGGCACGCCGCTCGGCTCCAGCTCTCTTCCCGACACCGGCTTCGCCACATGTACCGACCCGAGCATCATCTGGTCGTTCCGTCGCGTCCAGACTGCTGATGCAACCGGGCCTGCTCCCTTTTACGAGCTTGCTCTGTCCAACGCGGGTCAGAACATTGCTGCGGCCAAGTTCTGGCCTGCGTCGGCTTTTCCCATCTTGCAGTCGGGCGCATCGTTTTATCAGCAGTATAATGGCGAGCAGAGGTTTGTCATTCATCAATGA
- a CDS encoding hypothetical protein (EggNog:ENOG503NYFM; COG:U) codes for MVAFESEVLSKLCSQDQLELLDAIDQLRLQGINNYVSLPQIIVCGDQSSGKSSVLQAISGVSFPVNGNLCTRFPTELVLRRTPHVSAKVSIVPSDSRTESEQASLRGFQEHLDDFAGLPKLIDEAKLAMGISTHGKAFAKDILRVEITGPDRPHLTIVDLPGLIHSPTRQQSASDVELIQEVVQGYMNEPRCIILAVVSAKNDFANQVVLKLARAVDSIGSRTLGVITKPDDLTPGSDREALYLSLARNQQFEFRLGWHVLRNMDSEKGTSTLGERDANEAEFFRKGSWTGLLFSHLGISNLRTRLSKVLLGQIAAELPSLLSEIDEKFKACQLQLETLGQPRDSPDEQRRYLLHLSQAFQALVTASTSGSYNGEFFEDAMTAVGYKQRIRAVIQNLNEVFAEELAKAGHFRAIGDFESTSNLGASLKPQQVTRDEFLNHIEKVIRRTRGRELPGTFNPLVVVTLFHEQSQHWGQVARQHVEKMWRAAGRFLELVIDHIADRSTSRGLKNEISGPAMQRIRKEVADKTAELVAPHQKGHPITYNHYFTETLQKVRRERDSKRTARILRNFFQISDTNDLTSVPIAHPDSGDVATWDIQSLVTSLADTNEPDMCRFAAKEALDCLNAYYKVALKRFVDDVAVEVIETKLISVLHDILSPLGVYEMSATLISRIAGESEENRAEREQLTKQLDVLRNGLETCKRFAGFRASDDSVFVSIKAAGNSPMTGDYDSDMESLVKIEETDAQRERETCSVRSPPISLEEPEPGPEVELEPEPEPEPEPEE; via the exons ATGGTGGCTTTCGAGAGTGAGGTCCTGAGCAAGCTATGCTCCCAGGATCAGCTCGAACTCCTTGACGCCATCGATCAGCTTCGCTTACAGGGGATCAACAACTATGTTTCCCTTCCTCAAATCATCGTGTGTGGAGATCAATCTTCAGGCAAAAGCTCCGTGCTACAGGCCATCTCGGGGGTGTCGTTCCCAGTCAATGGAAACCTCTGCACTCGCTTTCCTACCGAGTTAGTTTTGCGCCGGACACCCCACGTAAGCGCCAAAGTATCTATCGTCCCAAGCGACTCTCGGACCGAATCTGAACAGGCTTCGCTGCGTGGATTCCAGGAACACCTAGACGACTTTGCGGGTCTCCCCAAGCTGATCGACGAGGCTAAGCTTGCGATGGGCATTTCAACACATGGTAAAGCCTTCGCCAAAGACATCCTCAGGGTTGAAATCACAGGTCCTGACCGTCCGCACCTCACCATCGTTGATCTGCCTGGTCTCATTCACTCTCCGACAAGGCAGCAGTCGGCCTCCGATGTTGAGCTTATCCAAGAAGTTGTGCAGGGCTATATGAACGAGCCCAGGTGCATTATCTTGGCTGTCGTCTCTGCCAAGAATGACTTTGCCAACCAGGTGGTCCTCAAGCTGGCGCGTGCCGTGGACAGCATTGGTAGTCGGACATTGGGGGTCATCACAAAGCCCGATGACTTGACCCCAGGATCTGACCGTGAAGCTCTTTATCTATCTCTCGCAAGAAACCAGCAATTCGAGTTTCGCCTTGGCTGGCACGTACTGAGGAATATGGATTCTGAGAAAGGCACTTCAACTCTGGGTGAGCGTGATGCCAACGAAGCAGAGTTCTTCCGCAAAGGTTCCTGGACCGGGTTGCTTTTTTCTCATCTCGGCATTTCCAACTTGAGGACTCGTCTCAGCAAGGTTCTTCTGGGACAGATTGCAGCTGAACTCCCGAGCTTGCTGAGCGAGATTGACGAAAAGTTCAAAGCCTGTCAACTTCAGCTCGAAACGCTCGGCCAACCCAGAGATTCGCCTGACGAACAAAGACGGTACCTCCTTCACCTAAGCCAGGCGTTCCAGGCTTTAGTTACGGCTTCAACGAGCGGCAGTTACAACGGCGAGTTCTTCGAGGACGCAATGACAGCGGTTGGATATAAACAGCGCATCCGAGCTGtcatccaaaacctcaaTGAAGTGTTCGCCGAGGAGTTGGCAAAGGCGGGGCATTTTCGGGCCATTGGGGATTTTGAGTCAACATCAAACCTCGGGGCTTCGCTCAAACCACAGCAGGTGACGAGGGATGAATTTTTGAACCACATTGAGAAGGTGATTCGGAGAACCCGTGGACGGGAGCTGCCGGGCACGTTCAACCCACTGGTTGTTGTGACGCTTTTTCATGAGCAATCTCAGCACTGGGGACAGGTTGCTCGCCAGCATGTCGAGAAGATGTGGCGAGCTGCTGGTCGCTTTCTAGAGTTGGTCATCGATCACATTGCAGACCGCTCAACCTCTCGTGGGCTGAAGAACGAGATCTCCGGGCCTGCCATGCAAAGAATCAGGAAGGAAGTAGCCGACAAGACCGCCGAGCTGGTTGCCCCGCATCAAAAGGGTCATCCCATCACATACAACCATTATTTCACCGAAACGCTCCAGAAGGTCCGGCGCGAGAGGGACTCCAAGAGGACAGCGAGAATTCTTCGTAACTTCTTCCAGATTTCTGACACAAATGATTTGACCAGCGTGCCGATTGCGCATCCTGACTCGGGCGATGTTGCTACGTGGGATATCCAGAGCTTGGTTACGTCCCTTGCCGACACCAACGAGCCAGATATGTGCCGCTTTGCAGCCAAGGAAGCTTTGGATTGCCTGAACGCCTACTATAAG GTTGCCTTGAAACGTttcgttgatgatgttgctgttgaggtcATTGAGACAAAGCTCATCTCTGTTTTGCACGACATTCTTTCCCCACTCGGCGTGTATGAGATGTCAGCCACGCTGATTTCTCGCATCGCGGGAGAGTCCGAAGAGAATCGCGCCGAACGTGAACAGCTTACCAAACAGCTTGATGTCTTGCGAAACGGTCTTGAGACTTGTAAGAGGTTCGCGGGGTTTCGGGCCAGTGATG ACTCAGTATTTGTGTCTATCAAGGCAGCTGGCAATTCCCCTATGACTGGTGACTACGATAGCGACATGGAATCTCTGGTGAAGATAGAAGAAACCGATGCACAGCGAGAACGGGAAACATGTTCTGTGAGGTCACCACCCATCTCGCTAGAAGAGCCAGAACCGGGACCGGAAGTAGAGCttgagccggagccggagccggagccggagccagAAGAGTAA